One segment of Pandoraea pnomenusa DNA contains the following:
- a CDS encoding TetR/AcrR family transcriptional regulator produces MTTDPQATRVTRNRDRTRAQILAAARDEFSLRGYEGARVEAIAERAGSNKRMLYYYFKNKDELFLAVMEDTYRGIRDAEAELRLLDLPPIDAIRALVTFTWEYYLAHPEFLSLLNSENLYHAQHLRRSTDIRSLNSPLIDTLGEILTRGHREKLFRGGVDPLQLYISIAALGYFYLSNNATLCTVFGRDLSTPKARLERLQHMIDMVLGYLLIS; encoded by the coding sequence ATGACGACCGATCCCCAGGCAACGCGCGTCACCCGTAACCGCGATCGCACGCGTGCCCAGATTCTCGCCGCGGCGCGCGATGAATTCTCGCTGCGCGGCTACGAAGGTGCTCGCGTGGAAGCCATCGCCGAGCGCGCGGGCTCCAACAAGCGCATGCTGTATTACTACTTCAAGAACAAGGACGAGCTCTTTCTCGCCGTGATGGAGGACACGTATCGCGGCATTCGTGACGCGGAAGCCGAGCTGCGCCTGCTCGACCTGCCCCCCATCGACGCCATACGCGCGCTCGTCACGTTTACCTGGGAGTATTACCTCGCACACCCCGAGTTTCTCTCGCTGCTCAACAGCGAAAACCTTTACCACGCCCAGCATTTGCGCCGGTCGACCGACATCCGCTCGCTAAACTCGCCGCTCATCGATACGCTCGGCGAAATCCTCACGCGCGGGCATCGCGAGAAGCTCTTTCGCGGCGGCGTCGATCCGCTCCAGCTCTATATCTCCATCGCCGCGCTCGGCTACTTCTATCTCTCGAACAACGCCACGCTGTGCACCGTCTTCGGGCGCGATCTCTCGACCCCGAAGGCACGACTCGAGCGCCTCCAGCACATGATCGACATGGTCTTGGGGTATCTACTGATCAGCTGA